The segment TTTACTAATCCGACCGAAACCCGCCTCATCTTGATACATTAGTCTGACTTTATGATAGCGACGACTATTCTTGAAGCGCTTTCCTATTTTCGTGAATGAAGATTTTATTTTTAGACGCTAGAATCGTTTCGGCGTCTGCTTTTTTAGGGTGTTCTGGTCTTGGCGTCACTTTGCGCCAACCATGGCGTTTCAGAAGGGCATAGAATCCTTCCTTGGTCGTAGGGTGTCCAACCCGTTTCTGATAAGTTTCGTAGAGAGAGTTTATGGTCACAAATTCGCCATTTAGTGAAGCTGTTAACTGTTCTTTTAGAAATGCTTCCTCTTCTTGAAGGGTTAAATATTGACGGTTCCGTCCACCTCGCGTTTCTCTTACTAGAGCTGAAATCCCACCAAGCTCATACTTGCCTTGTAAGGACCAGATTGTATACTTTGAATAGCCGATAAGGTTAGTGATTTCCTTATAACTAAGCCCTTCTGCTCTGAATAGGATTACTTGAAGTCGTCTATGAAATGGGGAATAGGTTTTATCTTTCAAATAAGTTTTTAATTCGTTTGTTTGTTCGATAGTAAGTTTCATAAATCTATTATACGTTAGTTTTTGTTTTTTGAACAGTATAAAGCTGAGCCATTCCAGAGTACTCTTAAGGGCAGGGGTAATGGTATGATTGTGCTCAGGGGTAGCAATAATGACCCCGTCAGCACGGGTGATTTTGTTGTAAAGGTATTGAATTGCAAAACAATCAGACTGGTCTTCGTCCTGATTGAACATTGGAACATCTTTGATTTCCAAAAGTTCTAGTTCAAACTTCACTTTAAAGTGGCGTTGAATGAATTGCAATAGCATGCGGTTATAAGATTGATCTGCATTTGATCCAACAATTCCGACAAATTTCATAGTATATTCCTCTCTTACAGGTTTTCCCAATCGAAGTTTTCAGCTTCTTTTTGGAGTAATTTTTTTGCGTTAGACAGCTTGCCAGTCATGGTGACAAAGAGGCGGAAGTCATCAAAGATGGCATCCAGTTTTTGACTAGTTTCTAAATCAATGAGCTCCCCATTGGCATCAAAGGCTTGCAAGGAATGTGACAATAAAAATTCATCTGGCAAGACAGTGGCCTTGAGTTCAGGAGCGTTGAGAATTTGACGTAGCTGTAGTTGGGCACGAGAGGAACCAAGTGTTCCATAAGAAGCACCAGTAATCATAACTGGTTTGTTTAATAGTGGATAGACACCGTATGATACCCAAGCAAGGGCATTCATAAGGACAGCTGGAATAGAGTGGTCATATTCGGGAGTTCCGATGATGACTCCATCAGCAGCCTCAATTTTTGCGACCAATTCTTTGACAATTTCTGGTAATTCTCGATTGGCTGGTTTATTGAATATTGGGAGTTCCTTGATTTCAACCAGTTCGATATCTGCCTTATCAGCGAAGTGCTGTTCAATGTACTGCAAGAGTTTGCGGTTGGTTGAGCGAGCGGAGTTTGTTCCGACCAGTCCTAGAAGTTTCATAGCGTCTTCTCTCTTTCCCAAATTTGGTACCTTTATCATACCCGTTTATCCAATATAATGCAAGCGTTTTCTGAAAGTGTAATAAAATTGTTCAAAAATTCACGAGTTTTTTGGTATAATATTAGTATGCAGAGAATATTCTATCTAGTATTTGGTTTTGTTAGTTTGATGCTTGGTGTCATTGGGATTGTTTTGCCGATAGTTCCGACAACCCCTTTTTTACTTTTAGCTGGTTTTTGCTTTGCGAGAAGTTCAAAAAGGTTTGAAAAATGGCTACACAATACAAAAATTTATCAATTTTACGTAGCTGATTACGTTGAGACCAAATCCATTTCCCGTAAACGAAAAAGGCAAATTATCTGGCAAATTTACTTACTCATGGCAATTTCTATCTGGCTGGCTCCTATTTTATTGGTCAAAATAGGACTGGGACTATTAACAATCTTCATCACTTACTATTTGTTTTGGGTCATACCGGAGAAATAAAGTCAGATTTGAGGGTTGAACATTGTCCTCAAAGACGGAAAGGTGATCGAGCAAGGCAACCACAGCCAGTTCCTCAAGCTCAACGGCTTCTACGCCGAACTCTACCACAACCAGTTTGTGTTTGAATAGACAAAAACTCCAGCCACTAGGTTGGAGTTTTGCTTTACCCTGTATTTCCTGTATAATAGACCTATGAAAAGACAGAGTCTTCAAGTTGAATTGTTTCCCCTGAAAAAAGAAGAAATCCTTGCCTACTTAGATGATAAGGGGATTTTGGTGAATGATTATTTTAAGACCTACCTAGCTCACCCCACTTATTAAGAAGTGGTGGAGAAACAGAAGTGTTTGGTTGAGATTGTCAGTCTAGCCGACATGGGATTTGCTAGGGAAGCAACTGCTCCTCAGATAGAGGAGAGAGCCGTGGAGATGGGGCATCAATTACCACCAGCTCATCTGGGAGTTTATCTTCGCCTGGCCTTGTTGGAACAGGAAGTCAGTCAAGATGCCATACTCTCCCAAGGAAAATCACCAGACGGAGCCATTTGTCTGCTGTCGCCTCAGTTGGAGAGAGAGTTTACCTTCCCTCGTAGGTCTATCTTCGCAAGGTTGACCAAGACTTGTGGCTACGTGCAGCCCGCTTTGATGACGAGTATGCCTTCCCCTTAACAACACTTTTTGCATTTGTGACGAAAAATGCGAATGAATCTGTAGTAGGGAGTGAACCCTAAATAACCAAAGAGGCAAATATGAAGGAATTACAATTTTTAATTTACCGAGCAGAAAACGATCAAGAAAAGGCTAGTGTCATTGTCAGCGATGAGACGATTTGGGCCAGTCAAAAGGAAATGGCAAGATTGTTTGATGTTGGTGTACCAGCTATCAGCAAACATTTGAAAAATATTTTTGAAGAAGGCGAACTAGATGAGCATTCAGTTATTTCCAAAATGGAAACAACTGCAAGTGATGGTAAAAATTATCTAACTAGTTATTACAATCTCGATGCCATCATTTCCGTCGGTTACCGTGTCAATTCTCAAAAGGCTACTAAGTTTAGGCAGTGGGCAACGACTGTACTTCGAGAATACATGATTAAAGGTTTTGCCATGGATGATGAGCGTTTGAAGCAAGGCGAAAACTTGTTGGAAAAAGACTATTTTCGTGAGCTTTTAGAACGAGTTCGTTCTATCCGTGCTAGTGAACGACGAATTTGGTTGCAAATCACAGATATTTTTGCAGAGATTGCGATTGATTATGATGCCAATAGCTTGATGACCAAGCAATTCTATGCACATGTGCAAAATAAATTTCATTATGCGATTACAGGTAAAACTGCTGCAGAAATTATTTATGAAAAGGCAGACCATAGCAAAGCAAACATGGGTTTGGTAACCTGGAAAAACTCTCCAGATGGACGTATCTTGCAATCCGATGCTCTTGTTGCTAAAAACTATCTGAACGAAAAGGAAATTCGTTCACTGGAACGCAGTATTTCAGGTTACTTTGACTATCTGGAGCGACAAATTGAGCAAGGAAAGACTCAGACCATGCAAGATTTAGCAGATAGCATTGACCGATTTTTAGCCTTCCAAGATTATGAACTCTTGGAGGGACATGGTCAGATTACAAGGCAGGTAGCCAAGGAAAAAGCTCGGTCAGAATATGCAGTTTTTAATAAAACCCAAAAGATAAACTCTGATTTTGAAAAATTACTTGAAGATTTATCCTCAAAATAAGCACTCGAAAGGAAACAAACATGAAAATCCGTGGAATTGAAATTTGACTAACGTTTGAGAGTGTCATAACTCCCAAACTCTTGATTTTACTGGTTTTTTAAAAAATCGTATCTCTTTAGATTTCCTTAGAACACCTCCAAAGGTGAACAAGAGGGTGAACAAATTTTACAAAGAAAAAAAGGTTATCAGAAGGCGATAACCTAAAAATTTAATGAGTTCAGCAGGCAAGCAACTAGCGTAGTGATCAGCTACGCTTTTTTTGATCGCTGATAAGTGTATTATACCATAGTCATGCACCGCTGTCTTGGTTTATCTTGGTAGTGCGTGCGGTATTGTCTTGCTGTGTCTGAACATTTTTCCCGTGAAAAAATTTGTACAGTGACGGCGTGAAGCGCGGTAAGTAGGGTAGGTAGGGTTACCCGCCCCTATATCGTTCTAGTATCCCACTACGGTACTGACTAGCAAACTCTTCCAAGGCTTCATTCTTAGCCAAGTAGTAAGTAGATGGTAACCGCCCAATAACAAGGTATCTATCCACCCACTCCCTCCTCCAGTATACTGTTAGAAAAACAAAACTGGAGGATTTATTATGTCACACCCCATCATTCCATTGACTGTTCCCCAATCTCGCCGCTTTGAGAAGCGAGGCAGAAACGATATTATGATGAAAATTCGTCTCGGAAAAGTGGAGCTCACAGTCTTTCACACTATCAATCAAGAAACACTAGAAACAATCTTAGATAAGGTACTGTTCTATGACCATCCAACTCAGTGATTTAGGTCAAGTTTACTTGGTCTGTGGAAAAACAGATATGCGTCAGGGAATTGATTCCCTGGCCTATCTTATCAAAAGTCAGTTCAACCTGGATCCCTTCTCCGGTCAGGTCTATCTCTTCTGCGGAGGTCGAAAAGACCGGTTCAAAGCTCTTTATTGGGATGGACAGGGATTTTGGTTATTGTATAAACGTTTTGAAAATGGGAAATTGACCTGGCCAAACAATGAAGAAGAGGTCAAGGCTCTAACTTCCGAGCAAGTCGACTGGCTCATGAAAGGATTTTCTATCATTCCAAAAATAAATGTTTCAAAAAGTCGTGATTTCTATTGAAATCATGGCTTTTCTTTGTGTATAATGAGATAAAAAGAAGGAGATTGGTTATGTCATCACTAGAAAAAATTATTGAAACACAGTCAAAAACGATAGAGATGATGGCTAATGAACTCATTCTCCTTCGAGAACAGGTTGACTATCTGAGACAGAAACTCTACGGAAAATCATCAGAGAAGGTCGTATATCAACCAGGTCAGCTGAGCTTGTTTGGGGAGGAAAGTCTCCCTGAAGAAGAAGCTGACTTACCCAGTTGAAACGGAGACCATCACCTATAAACGCAAGAAAGCTAAGGGAGTTCGTCAGGCTATTTTCAGCCAGTTCACTCCAGAGATTGTGCATCACGAATTGCAGGGCGAAGACTGCACTTGTCCAGACTGTCATGGTCAGCTGAAAGAGATTGGCTCAACTGTTCAACGACAAGAGTTGGTCTTCATTCCTGCACAATTAAAGCGGATTGACCATGTTCAACACGCATACAAGTGTCAGGCATGTAGTCAGAAGAATCTAAGCGATAAGATTATCAAGGCTCCTGTTCCTAAGGCACCTTTGGCACACAGCTTGGGTTCAGCCTCTATCATCGCTCACACCATTCACCAGAAATTCAATCTGAAGGTACCCAATTACCGTCAGGAAGAGGACTGGCATAAACTTGGCCTGCCCATCAGTCGGAAGGAAATAGCCAACTGGCACATCAAGTCTAGTCAGTATTATTTCGAGCCGATTTATAACCTGTTGCACGAGAAATTGTTGGAGCAGCCTATTCTTCATGCGGATGAGACTTCCTACAAGGTCTTAGAAAATGATAGCCAGTTGACCTACTACTGGACTTTCTTGTCTGGGAAACATGAGAAAAATGGAATTACCCTCTATCATCATGACAAACGACGGAGCGGCTTAGTTGTGGAGGAGTTTCTTGGGGACTATGCGGGCTACGTTCATTGTGACATGTGGAGTGCTTATCGTCAATTAGACAAGGCTCAGCTCGTTGGCTGTTGGGCTCATGTTAGACGAAAATTTTTTGAGGCGACTCCTAAGAAGACAGATAATACTTCTTTAGGAGCCAAGGGATTAGCCTATTGCGACCGCCTGTTTGCCTTGGAGAGTGACTGGGCTGACCTGTCTACTGAGGAACGGCTACATAAACGGCAGACAGAGTTAACTCCCTTGATGGACGAGTTCTTTTATTGGTGCCGTGAACAGGCTGTCTTGCCAGCTTCCAAATTGGGTACTGCAATAGAGTATAGCCTCAAATACGAAACCACCTTCCGAGCCGTTCTCTCGGACGGTGACCTAGTCCTGTCCAACAATATGGCTGAGAGGGCTATGAAGACCTTGGTGATGGGCAGAAAAAATTGGCTTTTTTCTCAGAGCTTTGAGGGAGCCAAGTCGACAGCTGTCATTTTGAGTCTTTTAGAAACAGCTAAGCGACACGGACTTGATGCAGAAAAATATATGACCTATCTTCTAGAACACTTACCTAATGAGGAGTCGCTCGCAAAAAAGGAGGTTTTAGAAGCCTATTTGCCATGGGATAAAAATATTAAGAGAGCTTGTAAATAGAAAAAGGTTCCAGAGTCGACAGGACTTTGGAGCCTTTTCAATATACCTTGTTATTGGGCGCTTACGATAGTATAATGGTTTGAATTAGAAAAAGGACAACCTTAAGTTATAGTAATTAGTAGCCTACTCCCAACATAGCTCTAGGGTTCTCAAATTGATAAACTTAAATGTGTCCTGTTTCTAATTCATTTTGCTATAACCGCCCAATAACAAGGTATCTATCCAATCACTCCTTCCTCCAGTATATTGTTATAAAAAACAAACTGGATGATTTTTTTATGTCACAGCCCGTTGTCCCATTGACTGTTCCCCAATCTCGCCGCTTTGAAAAGAAAAGCAGAAACGATATTCTGATGAAAATTCGTCTCGGAAAAACGGAAGTCACATTCTTCCAATCTATCAATCCTGATTTTAGTCGTATTTTTATACTCATGCCTATCGCATATTTTGGGGGTGCTCGTCAGTAGAGTGGATCAGTTTTTCCCTTGATGAATAACATCATTAACTCGTCAACCACAAAAATTATAAGAAATATGTACCGCCTAACGAAGGTGAAGCCATCATGGCTGTCTTGCCCAGCTTCTTTTTCCATTCCCGAACATTACCCGGCTTTTTCTATCAAAATCCGTCTGTTTTTGCTATACTGTTTATATAAAATCCGTTTTTGAGGTGTGAAAAATGAAACTTTTGGTTGTTGGGTCTGGTGGTCGTGAACATGCTATCGCAAAGAAATTGTTAGAGTCTGAGCAGGTAGAACAGGTTTTTGTTGCTCCTGGAAATGACGGAATGACTTTAGATGGTATCAAGTTAGTCAATATCGGAATTTCCGAACATTCTGCTCTAATCAACTTTGCTAAGGAAAATGACATTGCCTGGACTTTTGTTGGTCCAGACGATGCTCTGGCAGCAGGTATCGTTGATGATTTTGAACAGGCGGGACTAAAAGCTTTTGGTCCCAGTCGTCTAGCCGCGGAGCTGGAGTGGTCAAAAGACTTTGCCAAACAAATCATGGTCAAATACGGCATTCCAACAGCAGCCTTTGGCACATTTTCCAACTTCGAAGAAGCCAAAGCCTACATCCAAGAGCAGGGCGCACCCATCGTGGTCAAGGCGGACGGCTTGGCACTGGGCAAGGGTGTAGTCGTGGCGGAAACCGTCGAGCAGGCGGTCGAAGCGGCACGGGAGATGCTCTTGGACAACAAGTTCGGCGACTCAGGTGCCCGCGTGGTCATCGAGGAGTTCTTGGCAGGCGAGGAGTTTTCCCTCTTTACCCTGGTCAACGGCGACCAGTTTTATATCCTGCCGCCAGCCCAGGACCACAAGCGTGCCTTTGACGGCGACCAAGGTCCAAATACAGGCGGTATGGGGGCTTACGCTCCTGTTCCCCACCTGCCTCAAAGCGTGGTGGACACAGCGATTGACACCATTGTCAAGCCTATTCTGGATGGCATGATTGCGGAAGAGCGATCTTATCTGGGCGTGCTCTATGCTGGCTTGATTCTGACCGACCAAGGTCCCAAGGTCATCGAGTTCAACGCCCGTTTTGGCGACCCAGAAACCCAGATTATCCTGCCTCGCCTGACCTCTGACTTTGCTCAGAACATCGACGACATCCTCCATAAACGCCCGACACAGCTGACTTGGCTGGATAGTGGCGTGACGCTGGGCGTAGTCGTGGCTTCAAACGGCTACCCTCTGGACTATGAGAAAGGCGTAGAGTTGCCAGAAAAGACAAAGGGCGACATCACGACCTACTATGCAGGGGCTCGTTTTGCGGACAATAGCAGAGCACTGCTCTCAAACGGCGGTCGGGTCTATATGTTGGTCACCACAGCAGACACCGTCCAAGAAGCCCAAGAAAAAATTTACTCGGAGCTGAAAAATCAGGATACGACAGGCCTCTTTTATCGGACAGATATTGGAAGTAAGGCCGTGAAATAAGGGAAAAAGAAAAGGAAAGACAAGTATGAACATTCCAATTTCCATCATCATGGGTTCTAGTTCTGACTGGAAAACCATGAAAAAAGCAGCCGATGTGCTGGACAAATTTGGCGTAGCCTATGAAAAGAAAGTAGTATCTGCCCACCGCACGCCAGACCTCATGTTCCGTCATGCCGAAGAAGCTCGTGGCCGTGGCATCAAGGTTATTATCGCAGGAGCGGGCGGTGCGGCTCATTTGCCAGGTATGGTAGCAGCCAAGACCACCCTGCCTGTCATCGGTGTCCCTGTCCAATCTCGTGCCCTTAGCGGTGTGGATTCCCTCTATTCTATCGTGCAGATGCCAGGCGGCGTGCCTGTTGCGACCATGGCGATCGGTGAAGCAGGTGCCACCAACGCAGCCCTGACAGCTCTCCGCATTCTCTCCATTGAAGACCCAACTATTGCAGCTCAGCTGGCAGATTTTGCCAAGGAACAGGAAAAAATTGCGGAGGCGATGACAGATGACCTCATCTAAGACAATCGGAATTATCGGCGGCGGTCAGCTAGGGCAGATGATGGCTATTTCCGCTATTTACATGGGCCACAAGGTCATCACGCTGGATCCCGCGGCGGACTGTCCAGCCTCCAAGGTCAGCGAGGTTATTGTCGCTCCCTATCACGATGTGGCGGCCCTCAAACAGTTGGCGGAGCGGTGCCATGTCCTGACCTACGAGTTTGAAAATGTCGATGCCGACGGACTGGATGCGGTCATCAAGGACGGTCAGCTCCCTCAAGGGACAGACCTGCTCCGCATTTCCCAGAACCGCATTTTTGAGAAGGATTTTTTGGCGAAAAAAGCTGGCGTGCAAGTCGCCCCCTACAAAGTCGTCACATCTAGCCTAGACCTAGAAGGTCTGGATCTCAGCAAAAACTACGTTTTGAAAACAGCTACTGGGGGCTATGACGGACATGGTCAGAAGGTCATTCGAGAAGAGGCGGACTTGGTAGAGGCTAGTCAGCTAGCCAACTCTGCCGAGTGTGTATTGGAAGAGTTTGTGAATTTCGACCTAGAAATCTCCGTCCTTGTGTCTGGCAATGGCTCCGACTACACCGTCTTTCCTGTGCAGGAAAATATCCACCGCAATAATATTCTTTACAAGACCATTGTGCCTGCTCGTATTTCAGATGAACTAGCTGAAAAAGCCAAAAACATGGCCCTGCAAATCGCAGACAAGCTCCATTTAGCAGGCACCCTCTGCGTTGAAATGTTTGTGGCAGGGCAAGATATTCTGGTTAACGAAATCGCCCCTCGACCACATAATTCAGGACATTATTCCATTGAAGCCTGCGATTTTTCACAGTTTGACACCCATATCTTGGGTGTGCTAGGACAACCATTACCATCCATCAACCTCCATGCCCCAGCCGTTATGCTCAACGTCCTCGGCCAACACATGGAACAAGCCCAAAACTACGTCGCAGAAAAC is part of the Streptococcus suis genome and harbors:
- a CDS encoding NADPH-dependent FMN reductase yields the protein MKLLGLVGTNSARSTNRKLLQYIEQHFADKADIELVEIKELPIFNKPANRELPEIVKELVAKIEAADGVIIGTPEYDHSIPAVLMNALAWVSYGVYPLLNKPVMITGASYGTLGSSRAQLQLRQILNAPELKATVLPDEFLLSHSLQAFDANGELIDLETSQKLDAIFDDFRLFVTMTGKLSNAKKLLQKEAENFDWENL
- a CDS encoding YbaN family protein; amino-acid sequence: MQRIFYLVFGFVSLMLGVIGIVLPIVPTTPFLLLAGFCFARSSKRFEKWLHNTKIYQFYVADYVETKSISRKRKRQIIWQIYLLMAISIWLAPILLVKIGLGLLTIFITYYLFWVIPEK
- a CDS encoding virulence RhuM family protein is translated as MKELQFLIYRAENDQEKASVIVSDETIWASQKEMARLFDVGVPAISKHLKNIFEEGELDEHSVISKMETTASDGKNYLTSYYNLDAIISVGYRVNSQKATKFRQWATTVLREYMIKGFAMDDERLKQGENLLEKDYFRELLERVRSIRASERRIWLQITDIFAEIAIDYDANSLMTKQFYAHVQNKFHYAITGKTAAEIIYEKADHSKANMGLVTWKNSPDGRILQSDALVAKNYLNEKEIRSLERSISGYFDYLERQIEQGKTQTMQDLADSIDRFLAFQDYELLEGHGQITRQVAKEKARSEYAVFNKTQKINSDFEKLLEDLSSK
- the tnpB gene encoding IS66 family insertion sequence element accessory protein TnpB (TnpB, as the term is used for proteins encoded by IS66 family insertion elements, is considered an accessory protein, since TnpC, encoded by a neighboring gene, is a DDE family transposase.) is translated as MTIQLSDLGQVYLVCGKTDMRQGIDSLAYLIKSQFNLDPFSGQVYLFCGGRKDRFKALYWDGQGFWLLYKRFENGKLTWPNNEEEVKALTSEQVDWLMKGFSIIPKINVSKSRDFY
- a CDS encoding transposase, whose translation is MSSLEKIIETQSKTIEMMANELILLREQVDYLRQKLYGKSSEKVVYQPGQLSLFGEESLPEEEADLPS
- a CDS encoding IS66-like element short variant transposase, with translation MGRKVSLKKKLTYPVETETITYKRKKAKGVRQAIFSQFTPEIVHHELQGEDCTCPDCHGQLKEIGSTVQRQELVFIPAQLKRIDHVQHAYKCQACSQKNLSDKIIKAPVPKAPLAHSLGSASIIAHTIHQKFNLKVPNYRQEEDWHKLGLPISRKEIANWHIKSSQYYFEPIYNLLHEKLLEQPILHADETSYKVLENDSQLTYYWTFLSGKHEKNGITLYHHDKRRSGLVVEEFLGDYAGYVHCDMWSAYRQLDKAQLVGCWAHVRRKFFEATPKKTDNTSLGAKGLAYCDRLFALESDWADLSTEERLHKRQTELTPLMDEFFYWCREQAVLPASKLGTAIEYSLKYETTFRAVLSDGDLVLSNNMAERAMKTLVMGRKNWLFSQSFEGAKSTAVILSLLETAKRHGLDAEKYMTYLLEHLPNEESLAKKEVLEAYLPWDKNIKRACK
- the purD gene encoding phosphoribosylamine--glycine ligase, with amino-acid sequence MKLLVVGSGGREHAIAKKLLESEQVEQVFVAPGNDGMTLDGIKLVNIGISEHSALINFAKENDIAWTFVGPDDALAAGIVDDFEQAGLKAFGPSRLAAELEWSKDFAKQIMVKYGIPTAAFGTFSNFEEAKAYIQEQGAPIVVKADGLALGKGVVVAETVEQAVEAAREMLLDNKFGDSGARVVIEEFLAGEEFSLFTLVNGDQFYILPPAQDHKRAFDGDQGPNTGGMGAYAPVPHLPQSVVDTAIDTIVKPILDGMIAEERSYLGVLYAGLILTDQGPKVIEFNARFGDPETQIILPRLTSDFAQNIDDILHKRPTQLTWLDSGVTLGVVVASNGYPLDYEKGVELPEKTKGDITTYYAGARFADNSRALLSNGGRVYMLVTTADTVQEAQEKIYSELKNQDTTGLFYRTDIGSKAVK
- the purE gene encoding 5-(carboxyamino)imidazole ribonucleotide mutase gives rise to the protein MNIPISIIMGSSSDWKTMKKAADVLDKFGVAYEKKVVSAHRTPDLMFRHAEEARGRGIKVIIAGAGGAAHLPGMVAAKTTLPVIGVPVQSRALSGVDSLYSIVQMPGGVPVATMAIGEAGATNAALTALRILSIEDPTIAAQLADFAKEQEKIAEAMTDDLI
- the purK gene encoding 5-(carboxyamino)imidazole ribonucleotide synthase, producing the protein MTSSKTIGIIGGGQLGQMMAISAIYMGHKVITLDPAADCPASKVSEVIVAPYHDVAALKQLAERCHVLTYEFENVDADGLDAVIKDGQLPQGTDLLRISQNRIFEKDFLAKKAGVQVAPYKVVTSSLDLEGLDLSKNYVLKTATGGYDGHGQKVIREEADLVEASQLANSAECVLEEFVNFDLEISVLVSGNGSDYTVFPVQENIHRNNILYKTIVPARISDELAEKAKNMALQIADKLHLAGTLCVEMFVAGQDILVNEIAPRPHNSGHYSIEACDFSQFDTHILGVLGQPLPSINLHAPAVMLNVLGQHMEQAQNYVAENPSAHLHLYGKIEAKHNRKMGHVTVLGEDADSVEEF